A region from the Xenopus laevis strain J_2021 chromosome 4S, Xenopus_laevis_v10.1, whole genome shotgun sequence genome encodes:
- the rgs5.S gene encoding regulator of G-protein signaling 5: protein MCKGLAALPHTCLERAKEIKTKLGTLLQKPESAIDLIIPYPDKPEKPPKASKPSAEEAGQWRDSLEKLLENSYGLSVFQSFLKSEFSEENIEFWMACEDYKKAKSPSKMTTKAKKIYEEFIQTEAPREVNIDHFTKAVTMKNLVEPSSASFELAQKKIFALMEKDSLPRFVRSEFYQELIK from the exons ATGTGCAAAGGATTAGCTGCCCTGCCTCACACCTGCCTGGAAAG AGCCAAGGAGATAAAGACCAAACTTGGGACTCTCCTCCAGAAGCCTGAATCAGCCATCGATTTGATTATCCCCTACCCAGATAAGCCTGAAAAACCACCGAAAGCTTCCAA GCCATCAGCTGAAGAAGCAGGGCAATGGCGTGATTCATTGGAAAAGCTGCTAGAGAACAGCT ATGGTCTCTCTGTCTTCCAGAGTTTCCTGAAGTCAGAGTTCAGCGAGGAGAACATTGAGTTCTGGATGGCCTGTGAGGATTACAAAAAGGCCAAGTCTCCATCCAAGATGACAACCAAGGCTAAAAAAATCTATGAAGAGTTCATCCAAACAGAGGCTCCCAGAGAG GTCAATATCGACCATTTCACCAAAGCTGTTACCATGAAGAACTTGGTTGAACCATCGTCTGCAAGTTTTGAGCTTGCCCAGAAGAAGATCTTTGCTCTTATGGAGAAAGATTCACTGCCCAGATTTGTGCGCTCTGAATTCTATCAAGAGCTAATAAAGTAA